One Gemmatimonadota bacterium genomic region harbors:
- a CDS encoding dienelactone hydrolase family protein yields the protein MSFDTRELKFIATEEKGEVSAILARPGGPATAKALLVLGHGSGTNMRHRFMEELSEALNDAGVATFRFNYPYSEKGGGGMDGEKVRLATVRAAIETAQREAGELPVFAGGHSMSGRMVSMACAQEPIEGLRGIVFFAFPLHASKKNTERAEHLKSVEVPMLFLSGQRDSMADLDLLQPVVNDLPDATLHVVDTADHGFKVLKRRNTDEPVMEELARIASEWMAG from the coding sequence ATGTCCTTTGATACGAGGGAATTGAAGTTTATCGCGACTGAAGAGAAAGGCGAGGTTTCGGCCATACTGGCTCGTCCGGGCGGGCCGGCCACCGCGAAGGCCCTGCTCGTGCTGGGACACGGCTCGGGCACGAACATGCGTCATCGATTCATGGAGGAACTGAGCGAAGCGCTGAACGATGCGGGGGTAGCCACTTTTCGATTCAACTATCCCTATTCCGAAAAGGGCGGCGGCGGGATGGACGGCGAAAAGGTGCGTCTGGCCACGGTACGCGCCGCCATTGAGACGGCACAACGGGAAGCTGGCGAACTTCCGGTGTTCGCCGGCGGACATTCCATGAGCGGCCGCATGGTTTCGATGGCGTGTGCCCAGGAACCCATCGAAGGGCTGCGGGGCATCGTATTCTTCGCCTTTCCGCTCCATGCGAGCAAGAAGAATACGGAGCGTGCCGAGCACCTGAAGTCGGTAGAGGTACCCATGCTGTTCCTGTCCGGACAAAGGGACTCGATGGCGGACCTGGATCTGCTGCAGCCGGTCGTAAATGACTTGCCTGACGCGACGCTGCACGTCGTGGATACCGCGGATCATGGTTTCAAGGTGCTGAAGCGACGGAATACCGACGAACCCGTCATGGAGGAACTGGCTCGAATCGCGTCTGAGTGGATGGCGGGATAG
- a CDS encoding histidine phosphatase family protein, which yields MKDLILVRHAKSSWKDPALRDHERPLNKRGKRDAPEMGERLRRSEYKPDLLVSSSAVRALDTARTIAGKLEYPREGIAVEERLFHASVAELLHAIRGVEDSVRILMLFGHNPGLTDLANHLGPREIFNMPTCAVLHLRFQTDTWSTVGDQGGDEVLYDYPKRA from the coding sequence GTGAAAGACCTCATCCTGGTTCGCCACGCCAAGTCGAGCTGGAAGGACCCCGCCCTCCGCGATCATGAGCGGCCACTGAACAAGCGCGGGAAGCGGGACGCGCCGGAGATGGGGGAGCGACTGCGACGGAGCGAGTATAAACCGGACCTTCTGGTTTCGAGTTCCGCGGTGCGTGCGCTGGACACGGCGCGGACAATAGCCGGGAAGCTCGAATATCCTCGCGAAGGCATTGCGGTGGAGGAACGCCTCTTTCATGCGAGCGTTGCCGAACTGCTCCATGCGATCCGAGGCGTGGAAGATTCGGTGAGAATCTTGATGCTGTTCGGGCACAATCCGGGCTTGACGGATCTTGCGAATCACCTGGGGCCCAGAGAGATCTTCAATATGCCCACCTGCGCGGTGTTGCACCTCAGGTTCCAGACAGACACCTGGTCCACCGTGGGAGATCAGGGTGGCGACGAGGTGCTGTACGACTATCCGAAGCGCGCATAG
- the rmuC gene encoding DNA recombination protein RmuC, translating to MDTITITLLVVLLAGAIFLLARLLKSHARVEQLSGDKAGMETELGLMRDQLAEARKSLEEARQLEVERAGLLQKLSNAEERLGERDEVEKRFKDTFKALSSEVLKSQQESFKANAEESLKARQEAVEKLVKPLSEKIETLDKARAKNAGEFQTQISNLMRTNKELAEEAQALSNALKRPDVRGRWGETQLERVLELSGLRKDIDFTVQDTFNNEGERIRTDVIVHLPQDRTVILDSKVSLTALMEAFETDDDETRSAAFDRHVSQMKNHVDSLAKKEYWNILATTPDMVVMVVPEFAFLPAVEREPGLTERALEKNVVIVTPPALLALLKAVEMSWQQIRVAETARQISDLGKEMYERLAVFAGHYVNVGNSLRQAIERYNRSVGSWDTRVAPAARRFTELNVPITRELPEVPPVDAVPGSIQKLTDGKPEEDQAEDADGRVVDNDG from the coding sequence ATGGATACTATTACGATCACATTGCTCGTCGTGCTTCTCGCCGGTGCGATATTCCTACTGGCCCGTCTGCTGAAGTCCCACGCACGCGTCGAGCAACTCAGCGGCGATAAGGCCGGAATGGAGACCGAGTTGGGTTTGATGCGCGATCAACTGGCCGAAGCGCGGAAGTCGCTGGAGGAGGCCCGGCAGTTGGAAGTCGAACGGGCCGGGCTACTTCAGAAACTCTCCAATGCTGAGGAACGTTTAGGAGAGCGCGACGAAGTGGAGAAACGGTTCAAGGATACGTTCAAGGCACTGTCGTCCGAAGTCCTGAAGTCTCAACAGGAATCGTTCAAGGCTAACGCTGAGGAATCGTTAAAGGCGCGGCAGGAGGCGGTGGAGAAACTGGTCAAACCACTGTCGGAGAAGATCGAGACGCTGGATAAGGCGCGTGCCAAGAACGCGGGCGAATTTCAGACGCAGATATCGAACCTCATGCGGACCAACAAGGAACTGGCTGAAGAAGCCCAGGCGTTGTCGAATGCGTTGAAGCGGCCCGACGTGCGTGGCCGCTGGGGGGAGACGCAGCTCGAGCGTGTACTCGAACTGTCCGGCCTGCGGAAGGACATCGATTTCACGGTACAGGACACCTTCAACAACGAAGGGGAACGAATACGAACTGACGTTATCGTCCACCTGCCTCAGGACCGTACGGTGATTCTCGATTCCAAGGTGTCGCTGACGGCGCTCATGGAAGCCTTCGAGACGGACGATGACGAAACCAGGTCGGCCGCATTCGACCGCCATGTCAGCCAGATGAAAAATCACGTCGATTCGCTTGCGAAGAAAGAATACTGGAACATACTCGCCACGACGCCCGACATGGTGGTGATGGTAGTGCCCGAATTTGCCTTCCTTCCCGCGGTCGAACGCGAACCCGGCCTGACCGAGCGTGCGCTGGAGAAAAACGTGGTGATCGTCACGCCACCGGCCCTGCTGGCCCTGCTCAAGGCCGTGGAGATGTCCTGGCAGCAGATACGAGTCGCTGAGACCGCTAGGCAGATAAGCGACCTGGGCAAGGAGATGTACGAGCGGCTGGCGGTTTTCGCGGGGCATTACGTCAACGTGGGCAATTCGCTTCGGCAGGCTATCGAACGGTACAATCGAAGTGTCGGATCGTGGGATACCCGCGTGGCACCGGCTGCCCGGCGGTTTACCGAGTTGAACGTCCCCATTACGCGGGAATTGCCCGAAGTTCCGCCTGTCGATGCCGTCCCCGGTTCAATCCAGAAACTGACAGACGGTAAGCCGGAAGAAGACCAGGCTGAAGACGCGGACGGGCGCGTCGTTGACAACGATGGATAA